The proteins below are encoded in one region of Colletotrichum lupini chromosome 5, complete sequence:
- a CDS encoding SH2 domain-containing protein: MSASMRDFVDGEAELDDEDEESLDEDADPRSARRRNAAPEDSSEEEEDDEDEEEARKIREGFIVDEDEEEEVGEDEDAHERKRKREHRDREEEERLDEDDLELIGEQIERRAPTQPKFKRLKRGHRDEDDRGPERRGLEDMFSDDDEEANDQKPYGRSNYRPQADEFEDFIEEDYPEDEDERARQQEDAEVARPRDRGVGGVVDTSGLDKDALEDMEAIFGNGEDYEWALQMEEEQEDREREEQVIELKDVFEPSQLKEKLLTDEDNQIRFTDEPERFQLDRKPFKHLQISAEQFKEEARWIAGLMWPKKLLQSELHGPFTKAIGKVLEFFVVDDVEVPYVFQHRKDYLIHAKKTKNPDHRDDPDAPEWIVSADKLLTQDDLWRILELDIKFRSLIEKRNALEKTLENLKSAASIKDDVLEDMIPQAATMEELQDLQDYLHFQYTNELKDLSFMNGNGNQMKRPGSKSNLVDRVRRSKAIGFVRAYGITPDRFAQNTLREGNKVWADDDSQLPDDLADSLTDEEFQTGDTVMYAARQMYAEELFVNPRMRKHFRVNFYQMGEISCRRTEKGLKKIDESHPFYEVKYLINQTIADVARQPDLYLKMMKAEEEGLIEVKLTLENDEGFKRSLRQEFISDNYSELADRWNDERQKVLDLIVPRLSKIIAKGVKESLRTACQEEVLKACREEYSKRLDQAPYKPKGMILGTLPRIITLSNGMADPARDPTLWASVEEDGRVIEQGKLGNLARDERAREEFVEIVNRRRPDAIGISGWSADTQKLVRDLESLISEKGLMGPEFDDPELGEYRTEPLEVIVVNDEVARLYKDSPRAVAEHPTLSSLTRYCIALAHYMQNPLKEYAALGKDIASLAFHPCQNLLPQEKLLKHLESAMVDMVNLCGVNINEAVGDSYTANLLPYVAGLGPRKATSVIKAINANGGAVGSRDELVGDPDSGKLPVVGPRVWNNCASFLFIDYDATNPASDPLDNTRVHPEDYELGRKMAADALELDEEDVKAETDHNGPGAIVRKLFKEDEQEKVNELILEEYAEQLERNYSQRKRATLETIRAELQAPYEELRRNFSSLGPNEIFTMFTGETKDTLAQGMIIPVNIRVVKDDFAIVKLDCGIEGRIESHDGPDGVRVRGLLTTGQTVQAKVLEVNYKDFLAKLSAREAEVKRPYKRQLYHGHGQWDERLEAADKEELREKDKTTGRTQRVIKHPLFKPFNGLEAEQWLGTQAAGEVIIRPSSKGNDHLAITWKVADGVFQHVDVLELQKETEFSVGKLLRVGGKFTYKDLDELIHEHIEAMSRKVDEMMQHEKFEKRSKTDLEKWLTTYIDANPNRSAYAFCIDPKHPGYFWLCFKASRGSRVNSWPVRVIPGGFELLKQAYPDMRALCNGFKIRYQTEITKMQKGGGR, translated from the exons ATGAGCGCCTCAATGCGGGATTTCGTCGACGGCGAGGCCGAGCTCGAtgatgaggatgaggagtCTCTGGATGAGGATGCCGACCCTAGATCTGCGCGCAGAAGAAATGCGGCCCCCGAGGACTCCtccgaagaggaagaggacgaTGAAGATGAGGAGGAAGCGCGCAAA ATTCGCGAGGGATTTATCGTCGACGAAgatgaggaagaggaagtagGTGAGGACGAAGATGCTCACGAGCGAAAGCGGAAGCGAGAGCATCGCgacagagaagaagaagagcggcTGGATGAGGATGACCTGGAACTTATCGGGGAACAAATCGAGCGCAGAGCACCAACACAG CCTAAATTCAAGCGTCTCAAACGAGGACATCGGGACGAGGACGACCGTGGCCCCGAGCGACGCGGCTTAGAGGACATGTTCTCcgatgacgacgaggaagccaACGATCAAAAACCCTACGGCCGATCGAACTACCGCCCCCAGGCCGACGAGTTCGAAGACTTCATTGAGGAAGATTATCCGGAGGATGAGGACGAACGAGCGCGTCAGCAGGAAGATGCCGAAGTCGCTCGGCCCCGCGACAGAGGAGTTGGAGGCGTCGTCGACACTTCCGGCCTTGATAAAGACGCCTTGGAGGACATGGAGGCAATCTTCGGTAATGGCGAGGATTACGAGTGGGCCCTCCAAATGGAAGAAGAGCAAGAAGACCGCGAACGCGAAGAGCAGGTCATTGAGCTCAAGGACGTGTTTGAGCCTTCACAGTTGAAGGAGAAGCTCTTGACCGACGAGGACAACCAGATCCGATTCACAGACGAGCCTGAAAGATTCCAGCTGGACCGAAAACCGTTCAAGCACTTGCAAATTAGCGCTGAGCAGTTCAAGGAAGAGGCCCGGTGGATTGCGGGTTTGATGTGGCCCAAAAAGCTGCTCCAGTCCGAACTACACGGACCCTTCACCAAGGCGATTGGCAAGGTCCTCGAGTTCTTTGTCGTTGACGACGTTGAGGTCCCCTACGTCTTTCAGCATCGCAAGGATTACCTGATCCATGCCAAGAAGACCAAAAATCCCGACCATCGTGACGACCCTGACGCCCCTGAATGGATTGTCAGCGCAGACAAGCTTCTTACTCAGGACGACTTATGGCGAATTTTGGAGCTTGATATCAAGTTCCGCTCACTGATCGAAAAGCGGAACGCTCTGGAAAAGACGCTCGAGAACCTCAAATCTGCTGCTAGCATCAAGGACGATGTACTCGAAGATATGATTCCCCAAGCTGCGACCATGGAAGAACTGCAAGATTTGCAGGACTACCTCCACTTCCAGTACACCAACGAGCTCAAGGATTTGTCTTTCATGAACGGCAATGGCAATCAGATGAAGCGCCCAGGCTCCAAATCAAATCTTGTCGACAGAGTCAGGAGGAGCAAGGCTATCGGTTTTGTCCGTGCCTACGGTATCACTCCGGATCGGTTCGCCCAAAACACTCTTCGCGAGGGCAACAAGGTTTGGGCCGACGACGACAGCCAGCTTCCTGACGACCTCGCCGACTCCCTCACGGATGAAGAATTCCAAACCGGTGATACTGTGATGTACGCTGCTCGCCAGATGTACGCAGAGGAGCTGTTTGTCAACCCTCGTATGCGGAAGCACTTCAGAGTCAACTTCTATCAGATGGGCGAAATCAGCTGTCGCCGGACAGAGAAGGGTCTGAAGAAGATTGACGAGTCGCATCCATTCTACGAGGTCAAGTATCTCATCAATCAGACAATCGCCGACGTTGCTCGCCAGCCAGATCTGTACCTCAAGATGATGAAGGCCGAGGAAGAGGGTCTCATCGAGGTTAAGCTGACATTGGAGAACGACGAGGGCTTTAAGCGCTCGTTGCGCCAAGAGTTCATTTCAGACAACTACAGTGAACTCGCGGATCGATGGAACGATGAACGTCAGAAGGTACTTGATCTCATTGTTCCCCGGCTTTCTAAGATTATTGCCAAGGGCGTCAAGGAGTCTCTCCGGACTGCATGCCAAGAAGAAGTTCTCAAAGCCTGCCGCGAAGAATATTCAAAGAGGCTCGATCAAGCGCCATACAAGCCCAAGGGTATGATTCTTGGCACACTGCCCCGAATCATCACTCTGTCCAACGGAATGGCCGATCCAGCTCGCGACCCTACACTCTGGGCTTCTGTTGAGGAAGATGGCCGGGTCATTGAGCAGGGAAAGCTGGGCAATCTAGCTCGTGACGAGCGAGCTCGCGAAGAATTTGTCGAGATCGTCAACAGGCGCCGCCCGGATGCCATCGGTATCAGCGGCTGGTCTGCAGATACGCAGAAGCTTGTGAGAGACCTGGAAAGTCTAATCAGCGAGAAGGGCTTGATGGGGCCCGAGTTCGATGACCCTGAGCTTGGGGAGTATCGCACTGAGCCTCTCGAAGTCATCGTGGTAAATGACGAGGTGGCTCGTCTCTACAAGGACAGCCCTAGAGCAGTCGCAGAGCACCCTACTCTCAGTTCACTCACAAGATATTGCATCGCTTTGGCGCACTACATGCAAAACCCACTCAAGGAGTATGCGGCTCTTGGTAAAGACATTGCATCGCTAGCTTTCCACCCTTGTCAAAACCTGCTGCCCCAAGAGAAGCTACTCAAGCACCTCGAGTCCGCGATGGTTGACATGGTTAATCTGTGTGGTGTCAACATCAACGAGGCCGTGGGCGATTCTTACACAGCGAACCTCCTGCCCTATGTCGCCGGTCTCGGCCCCCGAAAGGCCACAAGCGTCATCAAAGCCATCAACGCGAACGGAGGAGCTGTCGGCAGTAGAGATGAGCTGGTTGGCGACCCCGACAGTGGCAAGCTGCCAGTTGTGGGCCCAAGAGTCTGGAACAACTGCGCCAGTTTCCTCTTCATCGACTACGATGCGACCAACCCCGCCTCAGACCCCCTTGACAACACCCGTGTTCACCCAGAGGACTACGAGCTGGGTCGCAAGATGGCAGCTGACGCCCTTGAACTTGATGAAGAGGACGTCAAAGCGGAGACGGATCACAATGGACCTGGCGCTATTGTTCGAAAACTCTTTAAGGAAGACGAACAAGAGAAGGTTAATGAGCTTATCCTCGAGGAATATGCGGAGCAACTTGAGCGTAACTACAGCCAGCGGAAGCGCGCTACGCTCGAGACAATTCGGGCTGAACTTCAAGCCCCCTACGAGGAGTTGCGCAGAAACTTCTCAAGCCTCGGTCCGAACGAGATTTTCACAATGTTCACTGGCGAGACCAAGGACACACTCGCTCAGGGCATGATCATCCCCGTCAACATCCGAGTGGTGAAAGATGACTTCGCCATAGTGAAGCTTGACTGCGGTATAGAGGGCCGCATCGAGTCGCACGACGGCCCTGATGGTGTTCGCGTCAGAGGTCTTCTCACGACAGGGCAGACGGTGCAAGCCAAGGTTCTTGAGGTAAACTACAAGGACTTCTTGGCCAAGCTTTCTGCAAGAGAAGCCGAAGTCAAACGCCCTTACAAGCGTCAATTATACCATGGCCATGGCCAGTGGGACGAGAGACTGGAGGCAGCTGATAAGGAAGAACTCCGCGAAAAGGACAAGACCACTGGACGCACCCAGAGAGTCATCAAGCACCCGCTGTTCAAGCCGTTCAACGGATTGGAAGCTGAGCAATGGCTTGGTACCCAAGCCGCCGGAGAGGTCATCATTCGACCTTCCTCAAAAGGTAACGACCATCTGGCTATCACCTGGAAGGTCGCCGATGGTGTTTTCCAACATGTCGACGTGCTTGAGCTCCAAAAAGAGACGGAGTTTTCCGTCGGCAAACTTCTCAGGGTTGGTGGCAAGTTCACCTACAAGGATCTGGATGAGTTGATCCACGAACACATCGAGGCTATGTCTCGCAAGGTGGATGAGATGATGCAGCATGAGAAGTTCGAGAAGCGGTCCAAGACGGATCTTG AGAAATGGCTCACTACATACATTGATGCCAATCCCAACCGGTCCGCTTATGCGTTCTGTATCGACCCCAAGCATCCCGGTTACTTCTGGCTTTGCTTCAAGGCGAGTCGTGGATCTCGTGTCAACTCGTGGCCTGTTCGCGTTATTCCGGGTGGCTTCGAGTTACTGAAGCAGGCTTACCCTGACATGAGAGCGCTGTGCAACGGCTTCAAGATCCGTTACCAGACCGAAATCACCAAGATGCAGAAGGGCGGTGGTAGATAG